The following are from one region of the Syngnathus acus chromosome 10, fSynAcu1.2, whole genome shotgun sequence genome:
- the b3gat3 gene encoding galactosylgalactosylxylosylprotein 3-beta-glucuronosyltransferase 3, translated as MATRMRLKLKTVFVLYFLVSLLGLIYALMQLGQRCDCTEHDMPKDRTISRLRGELHHLQEQSKRLEASRQPQKTSSLTTIFVITPTYARLVQKAELTRLSHTFLHVPQLHWIVVEDSQHKTPLVGQLLAKSGLAYTHLHVATAKERKLQEGDPSWLKPRGVEQRNEGLRWLREDRRAQTVGHSQEGVVYFADDDNTYSLQIFEEMRSTQQVSVWPVGLVGGMKYEKPVVEGGKVVRFHVGWRPSRPFPMDMAGFAVSLKLLLANPDSRFDGNAPIGFLESSLLQDLVTMDELEPKADNCSKVLVWHTRTEKPKMKREDALQAQGLGSDTMVEV; from the exons ATGGCCACGAGGATGAGGCTGAAGCTGAAAACGGTGTTTGTGCTCTACTTCCTGGTCTCTCTGCTGGGTCTCATCTATGCCCTGATGCAGCTCG GTCAACGATGTGACTGCACAGAACACGATATGCCCAAAGATCGAACAATATCTCGACTGAGGGGGGAGCTGCACCATCTTCAAGAGCAATCAAAGAGGTTGGAAGCCAGCAGGCAACCCCAAAAAACGTCTTCCCTGACTACCATCTTTGTCATCACGCCGACTTACGCCAG GCTGGTGCAAAAGGCTGAGTTGACCCGCTTGTCCCACACGTTCCTGCACGTGCCCCAGCTCCACTGGATCGTCGTGGAGGACTCCCAGCACAAGACGCCGCTGGTGGGACAACTCCTGGCCAAGTCCGGCTTGGCCTACACGCACCTCCATGTGGCCACCGCCAAGGAGCGCAAACTGCAGGAG GGGGATCCGAGCTGGCTCAAGCCTCGCGGTGTGGAGCAGAGGAACGAGGGCCTGCGCTGGCTGCGGGAGGACAGGAGGGCCCAGACGGTCGGACACAGCCAGGAAGGGGTGGTCTACTTTGCCGATGACGATAACACGTATAGCCTGCAGATATTTGAAGAG ATGAGGAGCACTCAGCAAGTGTCCGTGTGGCCCGTGGGGCTGGTCGGTGGGATGAAATACGAGAAGCCCGTAGTGGAGGGAGGAAAG GTGGTCCGCTTTCACGTCGGCTGGCGTCCAAGTCGTCCCTTCCCGATGGATATGGCCGGTTTCGCCGTGTCCCTCAAGCTGCTCCTTGCCAACCCGGACTCTCGTTTTGATGGCAACGCGCCAATAGGcttcctggagagcagtctccTGCAGGACCTCGTCACCATGGACGAACTGGAGCCCAAAGCGGACAACTGTTCCAAG GTACTTGTGTGGCACACGCGCACGGAGAAGCCCAAGATGAAGCGTGAAGATGCTCTGCAGGCTCAGGGTTTGGGTTCCGATACGATGGTGGAGGTCTGA
- the sb:cb1058 gene encoding uncharacterized protein sb:cb1058 has product MTISKESRKSSARGSLRAPKFLDKSGGFYDRLDEPESAPLTDNLVADAEREVDDGETFMRRTPSGRWRRRSSRRKQKQALPLESPQVLEGHQAPDRGDRLTRVPSQEDADDRVLIRDKTRMKREQEVVMKVVKRNSMKAYRKAVDRAFRRGWEAFVANIYSVTLTPVNPSQKKHQHNVVLAEFQ; this is encoded by the exons ATGACCATCAGCAAAGAGTCCAGGAAAAGTTCTGCGCGGGGTTCCCTCCGCGCCCCCAAGTTCCTGGACAAATCCGGCGGCTTCTACGACCGCCTGGATGAACCAGAAAGTGCCCCGCTGACAGACAATTTGGTGGCGGACGCAGAGAGGGAAGTGGACGACGGTGAGACCTTCATGCGGCGGACACCCAGCGGCaggtggaggagaagaagctCCAGGAGGAAGCAGAAGCAGGCGCTACCTCTGGAGAGCCCCCAGGTCTTGGAGGGACACCAGGCCCCCGACCGGGGGGACCGGCTCACGCGCGTTCCTTCCCAGGAGGATGCCGACGACCGGGTGCTGATCCGAGACAAGACAAGGATGAAGAGGGAGCAAGAGGTAGTCATGAAGGTGGTCAAGAGGAATTCGATGAAAGCATATCGTAAG GCTGTCGACCGAGCTTTTCGGAGAGGCTGGGAGGCGTTTGTGGCCAACATCTACAGCGTGACCCTCACGCCTGTCAATCCGTCCCAAAAGAAGCATCAGCATAATGTCGTGCTGGCCGAGTTCCAGTAG
- the arl2 gene encoding ADP-ribosylation factor-like protein 2, whose translation MGLLTILKKMKQKEREMRLLILGLDNAGKTTVVKRLNGEDISTIPPTLGFRIITLEHRDYKLNIWDVGGQKSLRSYWRNYFERTDGLVWVVDSADRQRMEDCRQELHKLLLEERLLGATLLVFANKQDLPGALSEEAIQATLGLDDIKNHHWCIMACSAVTGQNLLEGMDWLLEDISARLFNAD comes from the exons ATGGGTTTGCTGACAATTCTGAAGAAGATGAAGCAGAAAGAGCGGGAGATGCGACTACTGATTCT AGGTCTCGACAACGCCGGAAAGACGACCGTCGTAAAAAGGTTGAATGGCGAGGACATCAGCACCATCCCACCTACGTTGGGCTTCAGGATCATCACGTTGGAGCACAGAGA CTACAAATTGAACATTTGGGACGTCGGGGGACAGAAGTCGCTGCGCTCCTACTGGAGGAACTATTTTGAGCGCACCGATGGTCTCGTGTGGGTGGTGGACAGCGCGGACAGACAACGCATGGAGGACTGCAGGCAGGAGCTCCAcaagctgctgctggaggag AGGTTACTCGGCGCTACGTTGTTGGTGTTTGCAAATAAGCAAGATCTACCTGGTGCCTTGTCAGAAGAAGCAATTCAAGCG ACATTGGGCCTGGATGACATCAAGAACCATCACTGGTGCATTATGGCATGCAGCGCAGTGACGGGACAGAACCTTCTGGAAGGAATGGACTGGCTGTTGGAGGATATTTCTGCCAGACTTTTCAATGCTGACTGA